The following are from one region of the Salvia splendens isolate huo1 chromosome 2, SspV2, whole genome shotgun sequence genome:
- the LOC121787815 gene encoding serine/threonine-protein phosphatase PP1 isozyme 2 has translation MAANGQGIEPALLDDIINRLLEFRNARTVRQVQLSENEIRALCTASREIFLSQPNLLELEAPIKICGDIHGQYGDLLRLFEYGGFPPEANYLFLGDYVDRGKQSLETICLLLAYKIKYPENFFLLRGNHECASINRIYGFYDECKRRFNVRLWKVFTDCFNCLPVAALIDDKILCMHGGLSPDLTNLDQIRSLPRPSDVPDSGLLCDLLWSDPSREMKGWGMNDRGVSYTFGADKVAEFLMQHDMDLVCRAHQVVEDGYEFFADRQLVTIFSAPNYCGEFDNAGAMMSVDESLMCSFQILKPTDRKRFL, from the exons ATGGCGGCGAATGGGCAGGGGATAGAGCCTGCCTTGTTGGATGACATAATTAATCGCTTGCTCGAGTTCCGCAATGCGCGGACTGTGCGTCAGGTGCAGCTCTCCGAGAATGAGATCCGTGCTCTCTGTACCGCGTCGCGGGAAATCTTCCTCTCTCAGCCTAATCTTCTCGAGCTAGAAGCTCCGATTAAGATATGCG GTGATATTCATGGGCAATATGGGGATCTTCTACGGCTATTCGAATATGGGGGATTTCCACCAGAGgccaattatttgtttttaggaGATTATGTGGACCGTGGCAAACAGAGTTTAGAAACTATATGCCTTCTTCTTGCCTACAAAATCAAGTATCCTGAGAATTTCTTTCTCTTAAGAGGAAATCATGAATGTGCTTCCATCAATAGGATATATGGATTCTATGATGAATGTAAACGTCGATTCAATGTTCGACTCTGGAAAGTTTTTACTGATTGTTTTAACTGCCTTCCTGTGGCAGCTCTTATAGATGATAAAATACTCTGTATGCATGGTGGGCTTTCTCCCGACCTGACAAACTTGGACCAAATAAGAAGTTTACCTCGTCCGTCTGATGTCCCAGATTCTGGTCTGCTTTGTGATTTACTTTGGTCCGATCCCAGTAGAGAAATGAAAGGTTGGGGAATGAATGATAGGGGAGTCTCATACACATTTGGTGCTGATAAGGTCGCTGAATTTTTGATGCAGCACGATATGGACCTCGTGTGTCGTGCTCACCAG GTTGTAGAAGATGGATATGAATTTTTCGCCGATAGGCAGCTAGTTACAATATTTTCTGCTCCCAACTATTGTGGTGAATTCGACAATGCTGGTGCCATGATGAGTGTTGATGAGAGTTTAATGTGCTCTTTTCAGATTCTGAAACCAACTGATAGAAAGCGGTTCTTGTAA